The Mus caroli chromosome 1, CAROLI_EIJ_v1.1, whole genome shotgun sequence genome has a window encoding:
- the LOC110296540 gene encoding sodium/potassium-transporting ATPase subunit alpha-2: MGRGAGREYSPAATTAENGGGKKKQKEKELDELKKEVAMDDHKLSLDELGRKYQVDLSKGLTNQRAQDILARDGPNALTPPPTTPEWVKFCRQLFGGFSILLWIGALLCFLAYGILAAMEDEPSNDNLYLGIVLAAVVIVTGCFSYYQEAKSSKIMDSFKNMVPQQALVIREGEKMQINAEEVVVGDLVEVKGGDRVPADLRIISSHGCKVDNSSLTGESEPQTRSPEFTHENPLETRNICFFSTNCVEGTARGIVIATGDRTVMGRIATLASGLEVGQTPIAMEIEHFIQLITGVAVFLGVSFFVLSLILGYSWLEAVIFLIGIIVANVPEGLLATVTVCLTLTAKRMARKNCLVKNLEAVETLGSTSTICSDKTGTLTQNRMTVAHMWFDNQIHEADTTEDQSGATFDKRSPTWTALSRIAGLCNRAVFKAGQENISVSKRDTAGDASESALLKCIELSCGSVRKMRDRNPKVAEIPFNSTNKYQLSIHEREDSPQSHVLVMKGAPERILDRCSTILVQGKEIPLDKEMQDAFQNAYMELGGLGERVLGFCQLNLPSGKFPRGFKFDTDELNFPTEKLCFVGLMSMIDPPRAAVPDAVGKCRSAGIKVIMVTGDHPITAKAIAKGVGIISEGNETVEDIAARLNIPVSQVNPREAKACVVHGSDLKDMTSEQLDEILRDHTEIVFARTSPQQKLIIVEGCQRQGAIVAVTGDGVNDSPALKKADIGIAMGISGSDVSKQAADMILLDDNFASIVTGVEEGRLIFDNLKKSIAYTLTSNIPEITPFLLFIIANIPLPLGTVTILCIDLGTDMVPAISLAYEAAESDIMKRQPRNSQTDKLVNERLISMAYGQIGMIQALGGFFTYFVILAENGFLPSRLLGIRLDWDDRTTNDLEDSYGQEWTYEQRKVVEFTCHTAFFASIVVVQWADLIICKTRRNSVFQQGMKNKILIFGLLEETALAAFLSYCPGMGVALRMYPLKVTWWFCAFPYSLLIFIYDEVRKLILRRYPGGWVEKETYY; encoded by the exons ATGGGTCGTGGG GCAGGGCGTGAGTACTCGCCTGCTGCCACCACTGCGGAGAATGGGGGAggcaagaagaaacagaaagagaaggagctcGATGAGCTGAAGAAGGAGGTTGCCATG gATGACCACAAGCTGTCCTTGGATGAGCTGGGCCGAAAATACCAAGTGGATCTGTCTAAG GGCCTCACCAATCAGCGAGCTCAGGACATTCTGGCTAGAGATGGACCCAACGCCCTCACTCCGCCCCCCACAACTCCTGAGTGGGTCAAGTTCTGTCGTCAGCTTTTTGGGGGCTTCTCTATCCTGCTGTGGATTGGGGCACTCCTCTGCTTCTTAGCCTATGGCATCCTGGCTGCCATGGAGGACGAACCATCCAACGATAAT TTATATCTAGGTATCGTGCTAGCGGCTGTAGTTATTGTCACCGGCTGCTTCTCCTACTACCAGGAAGCCAAGAGCTCCAAGATCATGGACTCCTTCAAGAACATGGTGCCTCAG CAAGCTCTGGTCATCCGAGAGGGAGAAAAGATGCAGATCAATGCAGAGGAGGTGGTAGTGGGAGACCTGGTGGAAGTGAAGGGTGGAGACCGTGTCCCTGCTGACCTCCGGATCATCTCTTCCCACGGTTGCAAG gtGGATAACTCATCCCTAACAGGGGAGTCAGAGCCCCAGACCCGTTCCCCTGAGTTCACCCATGAGAACCCCTTGGAGACGCGCAATATCTGTTTCTTCTCTACCAACTGCGTGGAAG GCACTGCCAGGGGCATTGTGATTGCCACAGGTGACCGGACAGTGATGGGCCGCATAGCCACTCTTGCCTCTGGCCTAGAGGTGGGACAGACACCCATAGCCATGGAGATCGAGCATTTCATCCAGCTGATCACAGGGGTGGCTGTGTTCCTGGGGGTCTCCTTCTTCGTTCTGTCCCTCATCCTGGGCTACAGCTGGCTGGAGGCAGTCATCTTCCTCATCGGCATCATCGTAGCCAATGTGCCCGAAGGGCTTTTGGCCACCGTGACT GTGTGCCTGACGCTGACAGCCAAGCGCATGGCTCGCAAGAACTGCCTGGTGAAGAACCTGGAGGCCGTGGAGACGCTGGGCTCCACATCCACCATCTGCTCAGACAAGACGGGCACCCTCACCCAGAACCGCATGACAGTGGCTCACATGTGGTTTGACAACCAGATCCATGAGGCTGACACCACAGAAGACCAGTCTG ggGCCACTTTTGACAAACGGTCCCCCACATGGACAGCCCTGTCTCGGATTGCTGGTCTCTGCAATCGTGCTGTCTTCAAGGCTGGACAAGAGAACATCTCCGTGTCTAAG CGGGACACAGCTGGGGATGCTTCTGAGTCAGCTCTGCTCAAGTGCATTGAGCTGTCCTGTGGCTCAGTGAGGAAGATGAGGGACAGGAACCCTAAGGTGGCAGAAATCCCCTTCAACTCCACCAACAAATATCAG CTCTCCATCCACGAGAGGGAAGACAGTCCCCAGAGTCATGTGCTGGTGATGAAAGGCGCCCCAGAGCGCATCCTGGACCGATGCTCCACCATCTTGGTACAGGGCAAGGAGATCCCTCTTGACAAGGAGATGCAAGATGCCTTTCAAAACGCCTACATGGAGCTGGGAGGACTTGGGGAACGAGTGCTGg gcttctgtcagcTGAACCTGCCTTCTGGAAAGTTTCCTCGGGGCTTCAAATTTGACACAGATGAGCTGAACTTTCccacagagaagctctgttttGTGGGGCTCATGTCTATGATTGATCCCCCCAGAGCAGCCGTGCCGGATGCCGTGGGCAAGTGCCGAAGCGCGGGCATCAAG GTGATCATGGTGACCGGGGATCACCCTATCACAGCTAAGGCCATTGCCAAAGGTGTGGGCATTATATCAGAGGGTAATGAGACTGTGGAAGACATTGCAGCCAGGCTCAACATTCCTGTGAGTCAAGTCAATCCCAG AGAAGCCAAGGCGTGTGTAGTGCACGGCTCAGACCTGAAGGACATGACGTCAGAGCAGCTGGATGAGATCCTCAGGGACCACACGGAGATTGTCTTTGCCCGGACCTCCCCTCAGCAGAAGCTTATCATTGTGGAGGGGTGTCAGAGGCAG ggAGCCATTGTGGCAGTGACTGGTGACGGGGTGAACGACTCCCCTGCGCTGAAGAAGGCTGACATCGGCATTGCCATGGGCATCTCCGGCTCCGATGTCTCTAAGCAGGCGGCTGACATGATCCTTCTCGACGACAACTTTGCCTCCATTGTGACAGGCgtggaggagg GCCGCCTGATCTTTGACAACTTGAAGAAGTCCATCGCGTACACCCTGACCAGCAACATCCCTGAGATCACCCCCTTCCTGCTGTTCATCATTGCCAACATCCCCCTTCCACTGGGCACTGTGACCATCCTCTGCATCGACCTGGGGACAGATATG GTTCCTGCGATCTCATTAGCATACGAAGCAGCTGAGAGTGACATCATGAAGAGGCAGCCACGAAACTCCCAGACAGACAAGCTGGTGAACGAGAGGCTTATCAGCATGGCTTACGGACAGATTG GCATGATCCAGGCTTTGGGTGGCTTCTTCACCTACTTTGTGATACTGGCAGAGAATGGGTTTCTACCATCGCGGCTGCTAGGGATCCGCCTGGACTGGGATGATCGGACTACCAACGACCTGGAAGACAGCTATGGAcaagagtgg accTACGAGCAGCGGAAGGTGGTGGAGTTCACATGCCACACGGCCTTCTTCGCCAGCATCGTGGTTGTGCAGTGGGCTGACCTCATCATCTGCAAGACCCGTCGCAACTCAGTGTTCCAGCAGGGCATGAA